One Pleurocapsa sp. PCC 7327 DNA segment encodes these proteins:
- a CDS encoding NAD(P)/FAD-dependent oxidoreductase, which produces MNKQTIRICILGGGFGGLYTALRLTQFPWDNSYQPEITLIDKSDRFLFSPLLYELMTGEMQSWEIAPPFEELLSGTDILFKQACVTGIDIEAREIQLDNETSISYDKLVVAIGGKTPLDIIPGAKDHAIPFRTLNDAYRLGERLRILEQSDADKIRVAIVGGGYSGVELACKLADRLGERGRLRLIEKQATILATSPQFNREAAKKALEKRLVWLDLDTEVQSITSDTISLLYKGQIDTIPVDIVLWTVGTQVSESIQKLPLKHDQRGLLTTNAFLQASDRPEIYALGDVANCQDITGQQVPATAQSALQQSDFCAWNIWASITRRPLLPFRYFSMGEMMTLGIDNATISGLGVKLEGIPAYILRRLIYLYRLPTLKHQLNVGLNWITQPVIELLAR; this is translated from the coding sequence ATGAACAAACAAACTATACGCATCTGCATTCTTGGTGGCGGTTTCGGGGGTTTATATACCGCGTTACGCCTAACCCAGTTCCCCTGGGATAATTCTTACCAACCGGAAATTACTCTGATCGACAAAAGCGATCGCTTTTTATTCTCTCCCTTGTTATACGAATTAATGACCGGAGAAATGCAGAGTTGGGAAATTGCTCCGCCTTTTGAAGAACTGCTCTCAGGTACGGACATTCTCTTCAAACAAGCTTGCGTCACTGGTATCGATATTGAAGCTAGAGAAATACAACTCGATAACGAAACCAGCATAAGCTACGACAAATTGGTCGTTGCCATCGGCGGCAAAACTCCCCTAGATATCATTCCAGGAGCAAAAGACCACGCGATCCCGTTTCGGACTCTAAACGATGCTTATCGACTCGGAGAACGACTGAGAATCTTAGAACAGTCCGATGCAGACAAGATCCGCGTCGCGATCGTTGGCGGCGGCTACAGTGGAGTCGAACTCGCTTGCAAGCTGGCAGATCGCTTAGGAGAGAGGGGACGCTTGCGGCTGATCGAAAAGCAAGCCACAATTCTCGCTACCTCCCCACAATTTAACCGAGAAGCAGCCAAGAAAGCGTTAGAAAAACGACTGGTATGGCTGGACTTGGATACGGAAGTCCAGTCGATAACATCGGATACCATCTCCTTGCTTTATAAAGGACAAATCGATACGATTCCGGTAGATATAGTTTTGTGGACGGTGGGAACTCAAGTTTCCGAATCGATCCAAAAACTACCCCTCAAGCACGATCAACGCGGGTTGCTGACAACAAATGCTTTTCTGCAAGCAAGCGATCGCCCCGAAATTTATGCCCTCGGCGATGTCGCCAATTGTCAGGATATAACCGGACAACAAGTTCCAGCTACCGCTCAATCTGCCCTTCAGCAGTCTGACTTCTGCGCTTGGAATATCTGGGCCTCTATTACCAGACGACCTTTATTGCCCTTCCGTTACTTCTCTATGGGCGAGATGATGACCTTGGGAATAGATAATGCCACTATTAGCGGTTTGGGAGTGAAACTAGAAGGAATACCAGCCTATATTCTGCGGCGTTTGATTTATCTCTATCGCCTGCCAACCCTAAAACATCAACTTAACGTCGGGTTGAACTGGATAACCCAGCCCGTTATAGAATTGCTGGCAAGGTGA
- a CDS encoding GUN4 domain-containing protein, whose translation MLDPEFESEVLSRLAQLETTIGQRISRLEEELEETRLLLPDLHRYGKLRDLLKAGKWKDADLETTRVMQEIAGNDSQTGCTPEDMNSFCCNGTRIIDRLWRKYSKDLFGFSIQLHLYHSLGGNLDTLRAYNNEILIRLGEQLGWYREKRWLEFDEFDFSKSLATGSLPGYCWHSPYRPKIAHHFFMRLIGCGL comes from the coding sequence ATGCTCGATCCAGAATTTGAATCAGAAGTTCTCTCGCGTTTAGCTCAACTAGAAACGACGATTGGACAGAGAATATCTCGTCTGGAAGAAGAACTAGAGGAAACTCGTTTATTACTTCCCGATCTACACCGATATGGCAAATTGCGAGATTTGCTAAAGGCAGGTAAGTGGAAAGACGCTGACCTAGAGACGACCAGGGTCATGCAAGAAATTGCAGGCAACGATTCGCAAACTGGTTGTACTCCTGAAGATATGAACAGCTTTTGCTGTAATGGAACTCGCATTATCGATCGCCTTTGGAGAAAATACAGTAAGGATCTTTTTGGCTTTAGCATTCAGCTACATCTATACCATAGCTTAGGAGGAAATCTGGATACTCTCAGAGCCTACAATAACGAAATTTTAATTCGCCTGGGCGAACAATTAGGTTGGTATCGCGAGAAAAGATGGCTAGAGTTCGATGAGTTTGATTTCTCCAAATCCTTAGCAACTGGCAGTCTTCCCGGTTATTGTTGGCATTCTCCCTACAGACCCAAGATAGCGCATCATTTCTTTATGCGACTGATTGGTTGCGGGCTATAG
- a CDS encoding methyltransferase domain-containing protein: MTETSISQQLSHSSTLAGYDIEKAVLERYQAGAKQQEPSLCCPTEYEGNYLDILPQEIIEKDYGCGDPTRYVSVGETVLDLGSGAGKNCYILAQKVGATGKVIGIDFNDEMLALARKYQSEIARKVGYWNTQFFKGKIQDLKLDLEKVEAWLQDNPIASIEQFSQFDAQCDRLRDKSPLIHDESIDLVISNCVLNLVCPKDKQQLFQEIYRVLKRGGRAVISDIVCDEDPTPEILNNPELWSGCISGAFREDLFLKMFEEFGFYGIEILKRDEKPWQVIDGIEFRSVTVRAFKGKEGSCLERKQAIIYQGPWKQVQDDDGHTFCRGERMAVCDKTYQILTNPNSPYAKDIIPVPPYQEISLEEATNFSCKNKAIRHPKETKGHNYHLTEINNDAGCCSSGECC; the protein is encoded by the coding sequence GTGACTGAAACCTCTATCTCTCAACAGCTGTCTCATTCTTCAACCCTAGCAGGTTATGACATCGAAAAGGCAGTTTTAGAACGCTACCAAGCTGGTGCAAAGCAACAAGAACCTAGCTTGTGTTGTCCTACAGAGTATGAAGGAAACTATTTAGATATTCTGCCTCAAGAAATTATTGAGAAGGATTACGGCTGTGGCGATCCTACTCGTTACGTTTCTGTGGGCGAGACGGTGTTAGATTTAGGTTCTGGTGCCGGAAAAAATTGTTATATTTTAGCGCAGAAAGTGGGTGCGACGGGCAAAGTCATTGGGATTGACTTCAATGATGAAATGCTGGCACTAGCGCGAAAATATCAATCTGAAATTGCCAGAAAAGTTGGATATTGGAATACGCAATTTTTCAAGGGGAAAATCCAAGATCTTAAGCTAGATTTAGAGAAAGTAGAAGCATGGTTGCAAGACAATCCGATCGCTTCTATCGAGCAATTTAGTCAATTTGATGCCCAATGCGATCGCTTGCGCGATAAATCCCCTCTCATTCATGATGAAAGTATCGATTTAGTCATCTCTAACTGCGTTCTTAACCTAGTTTGCCCTAAAGATAAACAACAGTTATTCCAAGAAATTTATCGCGTTCTCAAACGAGGCGGAAGGGCAGTTATTTCTGATATCGTTTGCGATGAAGATCCGACCCCAGAAATCCTTAATAATCCCGAACTATGGAGCGGTTGTATTTCTGGCGCATTTCGAGAAGATCTCTTCCTTAAAATGTTTGAAGAATTCGGATTTTATGGTATTGAGATTCTCAAACGAGATGAAAAACCATGGCAAGTTATCGATGGAATTGAATTTCGTTCCGTTACTGTTCGTGCTTTTAAAGGAAAAGAAGGTTCTTGTTTAGAACGCAAACAAGCCATTATTTACCAAGGTCCTTGGAAACAGGTACAAGATGATGACGGTCACACCTTTTGTCGTGGAGAAAGAATGGCAGTTTGTGATAAGACTTATCAAATTTTAACTAATCCCAATAGTCCTTATGCCAAAGATATTATTCCCGTGCCTCCCTATCAAGAAATCTCTCTAGAAGAAGCAACAAACTTTAGCTGTAAAAATAAAGCCATTCGCCATCCAAAAGAAACCAAAGGACACAACTACCATCTCACCGAAATTAACAATGATGCTGGTTGTTGTAGTTCAGGTGAATGTTGTTAA
- the arsS gene encoding arsenosugar biosynthesis radical SAM (seleno)protein ArsS (Some members of this family are selenoproteins.) — MTQSASTSQFFLSEITPFQKKLNRPLTKQKITILQINLGKRCNLACNHCHVEAGPKRTEELSSEICEQLIELIHCFPQIKTVDLTGGAPEMNYGFKPLVEAARKAGKEVIVRSNLTIFFETGYKDLPEYLAKYQLRVIASLPCYLENNVDRQRGAGVYQASIKAIQKLNQLGYGKKQDLILDLVYNPQLPKNDNFSLTPNQVSLERDYKQYLEENFQVIFNRLFAITNLPIGRVKNYLNNNHLYVPYLKFLESHHNSSTVSHLMCRNQLSIDYLGNVYDCDFNQMENLPATLPNGEALTIVKLLEAGNLDLIQEIKTAAYCYGCTAGSGSSCEGALI; from the coding sequence ATGACTCAATCAGCATCTACTTCTCAATTCTTTCTCTCAGAAATTACTCCATTTCAAAAAAAACTCAATCGCCCCTTAACTAAGCAAAAAATTACCATTCTACAAATTAATCTAGGCAAGCGTTGTAATCTAGCTTGCAATCATTGTCATGTAGAAGCAGGACCAAAACGAACAGAAGAACTATCTTCAGAAATCTGCGAACAATTAATCGAATTAATTCATTGTTTTCCTCAAATTAAAACAGTTGATTTAACTGGCGGCGCACCAGAAATGAACTATGGGTTTAAACCGCTAGTAGAAGCTGCCAGAAAAGCAGGAAAAGAAGTCATTGTTCGCTCTAACTTAACTATCTTTTTTGAAACTGGATATAAAGATTTGCCAGAATATTTGGCTAAGTATCAATTGCGAGTCATCGCATCGCTTCCCTGTTATTTAGAAAACAATGTAGATCGACAGAGAGGCGCAGGAGTTTATCAGGCTTCAATTAAAGCAATTCAAAAATTAAATCAACTCGGTTATGGAAAAAAGCAAGATCTAATTCTAGATTTAGTTTATAATCCCCAGTTACCTAAAAATGATAACTTTTCTCTAACTCCTAATCAAGTTAGCTTAGAACGAGATTATAAACAATATTTAGAAGAAAATTTTCAAGTCATTTTTAATCGCTTATTTGCTATTACTAATCTTCCTATTGGTAGGGTCAAAAATTATCTCAATAATAATCATTTATATGTTCCCTATCTAAAATTTTTAGAATCTCACCATAATTCCAGTACTGTTTCTCATCTAATGTGTCGCAATCAGCTATCAATTGATTATTTAGGTAATGTATATGATTGTGACTTTAATCAAATGGAAAATCTTCCGGCTACTTTACCCAATGGAGAAGCTTTAACAATAGTCAAACTATTAGAAGCAGGCAATCTCGACTTAATTCAAGAAATCAAAACCGCAGCCTACTGTTATGGGTGTACTGCTGGGAGCGGTTCGAGTTGCGAAGGAGCATTAATTTAA
- a CDS encoding response regulator has protein sequence MTLRFLLLEDSVLDMELIHTLLTEGGISCELVRVQTRTEFETALAQQSYDSILSDYALPSFDGISALEIAQQLSPETPFIFVTATMGEEVAIETLKRGATDYVLKQRLERLVPSVKRALREAEERRARRQAEAELRQQKEELERVNRVKDEFLAVLSHELRSPLNAILGWAQLLQTQKLDPANVDRAIDTIACNAKLQTQLIEDLLDISRIIRGKIVLESRPTNLAAVIAAAIDTVRLSAQAKAIELRFKYKQDENPTPLLVLGDPSRLQQIVWNLLTNAIKFTPDGGRVEVRLETGRWGDKEDKETPGQGEKEISQSKIENPKSKIQNPRPYAQITVTDTGRGISADFLPYIFDSFRQADGSTTRRFGGLGLGLAIVRHLVELHGGTISASSPGEEKGATFRIELPLLRAETSPNSTPDISTPETSRPLTNLRILVVDDDRDSSEFIAFMLEQSGAIATVAASVQSALQVFSSFHPDVLLSDIGMPEENGYSLIRKIRLLPPEQGGQIPAIALTAYARDQDRDEAIAAGFQLHLAKPVAPHDLIVAIKKVLDG, from the coding sequence ATGACTCTCCGGTTTTTGTTACTAGAAGATAGTGTATTAGACATGGAGCTAATTCACACTCTACTAACTGAAGGTGGAATTTCGTGCGAGCTAGTGCGGGTACAAACTCGCACTGAATTTGAAACCGCACTAGCACAACAGAGCTATGACTCGATCCTGTCGGACTACGCTTTGCCTAGTTTCGATGGGATCTCGGCATTAGAAATCGCGCAACAGCTTAGCCCGGAGACCCCCTTTATCTTCGTTACCGCTACCATGGGCGAGGAAGTAGCGATCGAAACCCTCAAGAGGGGGGCAACCGATTACGTTCTCAAACAACGATTGGAACGACTCGTTCCCTCAGTCAAACGCGCCTTGCGGGAAGCCGAAGAACGCCGCGCCCGTCGGCAGGCGGAGGCAGAATTGCGACAGCAAAAAGAAGAATTAGAACGGGTCAATCGCGTCAAAGATGAATTTCTCGCTGTCTTATCTCACGAGTTGCGATCGCCCCTCAATGCTATTCTAGGTTGGGCACAGCTGTTACAAACTCAAAAACTCGATCCAGCCAATGTCGATCGCGCGATAGATACCATTGCTTGCAACGCTAAACTGCAAACCCAACTGATCGAAGATTTACTCGATATCTCCCGTATCATCCGAGGCAAAATCGTCCTCGAATCGCGACCTACTAATCTTGCTGCCGTTATTGCCGCCGCGATCGATACCGTGCGCCTTTCTGCCCAAGCTAAAGCGATCGAACTGCGCTTTAAGTACAAACAAGATGAAAACCCTACCCCACTCCTCGTACTTGGCGACCCCAGTCGCCTCCAACAAATTGTCTGGAATCTCCTCACCAATGCCATCAAATTTACGCCAGATGGAGGACGGGTGGAAGTGAGATTGGAGACGGGGAGATGGGGGGACAAGGAGGACAAGGAAACTCCGGGACAAGGAGAAAAAGAGATTTCTCAATCCAAAATCGAAAATCCAAAATCGAAAATCCAAAATCCAAGACCCTATGCCCAAATTACCGTCACTGACACGGGTAGAGGGATTTCTGCTGATTTTCTCCCCTACATATTTGATTCCTTTCGTCAAGCTGATGGTTCGACAACTCGTCGTTTTGGTGGATTGGGCTTAGGGTTGGCGATCGTTCGTCATCTAGTCGAGTTACACGGCGGCACCATTTCAGCAAGCAGTCCAGGAGAAGAAAAAGGAGCAACCTTCAGAATCGAATTGCCTTTGTTAAGAGCAGAAACCTCTCCAAATAGCACACCCGACATTTCAACCCCCGAAACCTCACGCCCTCTTACTAATCTGCGCATCCTGGTAGTGGATGACGATCGCGATTCCAGCGAGTTTATCGCTTTCATGCTCGAACAATCTGGCGCGATCGCTACAGTTGCCGCGTCTGTTCAATCCGCTTTGCAAGTCTTTTCTTCTTTTCACCCCGATGTTTTACTCAGCGATATCGGCATGCCAGAAGAAAATGGTTACAGTTTAATTCGCAAAATCCGGTTGTTGCCCCCAGAACAAGGAGGACAAATCCCTGCGATCGCTCTAACAGCCTATGCTAGAGACCAAGACCGCGATGAGGCGATCGCCGCTGGATTTCAACTCCATCTAGCTAAACCCGTCGCTCCCCACGATCTAATTGTAGCCATAAAAAAAGTTCTGGACGGCTAG
- a CDS encoding response regulator: MELKRILLVEDSIRDVELILTSLAENNLGNEVVVVRDGEEALDYLYRRGLYRLRREGNPVVVLLDLKLPKVDGIEVLTDIKTNEALRTVPVVVLTSSREEEDLTRCYELGTNAYVVKPIDFHEFVDAIKGLGLFWAIINEPPPGSMPPFRVSQTIQDGGD; this comes from the coding sequence ATGGAACTCAAACGAATTCTCCTGGTAGAAGACAGTATCCGAGATGTTGAACTCATCCTGACTTCCCTAGCAGAAAACAATTTAGGCAACGAAGTTGTCGTCGTTCGAGATGGTGAAGAAGCCCTCGATTATTTGTACCGTCGAGGTTTGTATCGACTAAGAAGAGAAGGAAATCCTGTCGTAGTATTACTCGATCTCAAGCTTCCAAAGGTTGACGGCATAGAAGTCTTAACAGATATTAAAACAAATGAAGCCTTGCGGACTGTCCCCGTCGTTGTCTTAACTTCCTCGCGCGAGGAAGAGGATTTAACTCGCTGTTATGAGTTGGGCACGAATGCCTATGTGGTCAAACCGATAGACTTTCATGAATTTGTCGATGCAATCAAAGGATTAGGATTGTTTTGGGCAATCATTAACGAACCCCCGCCGGGTTCGATGCCCCCGTTTCGAGTCAGTCAAACAATTCAAGATGGAGGAGACTAA
- a CDS encoding PAS domain S-box protein: protein MNYYNNSQSTKMRSLCNSQVMRAIPSVASLITLLVGCLVLLGWLKSGFVAMGSTMKVNSAVAFILAGISLGLTVKSEGRLLGDGGTRRHRDKEMGGRERHRRIGRLVADGCAIAVFLIGFLTLAQYLFGWNLGIDKLLLRDSPFFSQTKYPGRMGDNTALSFCLIGGALWLLPRQIYRRDGLAQLLVAVAAAIAFLALAGHAYGVGTFHRFFVCSTSMAWHTAVTFILLCLGVLFVRPDRGLMEPLTSDLNGGIVARRLIPTAVVTPLLLGWSILEGQKLGTYHPAFSFTLLVVSLSIIYFILIWRTAIALNRIDRKHTQVEAALRQSQERLKLFAESDLVGLLFGDIYGRIHQANNAFLKIVGYTREDMEAGRLRWDKITPPEYLPLDEIGIAEARVRGLCTPYEKEYIRKDGRRVWVLIGYVLLGEEREESIAFILDISDRKRAELERDRFFNLSLDILGVAGIDGYFKRLNPACERILGYTPTELMSQPYIEFVHPDDRDRTLAEAQKLATGATALNFENRYRCKDGSYKWLVWNTFPVIEEGLFYTVAHDITNRKQIETEIRQFNVILEERVQQRTAQLEAANKELESFSYSVSHDLRAPLRHIAGFVDLLQKRLRQTEIDATSQRYLNIIVETTKQAGELIDDLLAFSRMGRTEMRYAAIDMNFLVREVLSDLSSEMKNREINLHIDELPTVRADPSMLRLVWQNLLENALKYTKLSPQTEISVGSHLTEQEVIFFVKDNGIGFDMQYVHKLFGVFQRLHSDPQYEGTGVGLANIQRIIHRHGGRVWAEGAINEGATFYFALPKELEIRSGE from the coding sequence TTGAATTATTATAACAACTCTCAATCGACAAAGATGCGATCGCTGTGCAACTCCCAAGTCATGCGAGCAATTCCCTCGGTAGCTAGCCTCATCACCCTGCTTGTCGGTTGTCTAGTTCTCCTTGGTTGGCTCAAAAGTGGATTTGTCGCCATGGGATCCACGATGAAAGTCAATAGCGCAGTTGCGTTTATCCTGGCAGGAATTTCCTTAGGATTAACCGTCAAAAGCGAAGGGCGTTTACTTGGAGACGGAGGAACAAGGAGACACAGAGACAAAGAGATGGGGGGAAGGGAAAGGCACAGAAGGATAGGAAGACTTGTTGCTGATGGCTGTGCGATCGCAGTTTTCCTAATCGGATTCCTTACCCTCGCTCAATACCTATTTGGTTGGAATCTGGGAATTGACAAACTGCTGTTGCGAGATTCGCCCTTTTTCTCCCAAACTAAATATCCCGGTCGCATGGGAGACAATACAGCATTGAGTTTTTGCCTGATAGGTGGGGCGCTTTGGTTGCTGCCTCGCCAGATATACCGCAGGGATGGACTGGCTCAATTGCTGGTAGCAGTTGCGGCGGCGATCGCTTTTCTTGCTCTCGCAGGTCATGCTTATGGCGTAGGTACCTTTCATCGGTTCTTTGTCTGCTCAACTTCGATGGCATGGCACACTGCTGTCACATTTATCCTACTGTGTCTTGGAGTTTTGTTTGTTCGACCCGATCGCGGCTTGATGGAACCGCTCACGAGCGATTTGAATGGGGGTATCGTTGCCCGCAGGCTCATTCCTACTGCCGTTGTCACTCCTTTGCTCTTGGGCTGGTCGATCTTAGAGGGGCAAAAACTCGGCACCTATCATCCTGCCTTCAGTTTCACCTTGCTAGTCGTGTCGTTGAGCATTATTTATTTCATACTAATTTGGCGCACTGCAATAGCATTAAATCGAATCGATCGCAAGCACACTCAGGTAGAAGCTGCTCTGCGACAATCCCAAGAACGCTTGAAATTGTTTGCCGAATCGGATTTGGTTGGGCTGTTGTTTGGCGATATCTATGGCAGGATTCATCAAGCTAATAATGCCTTTTTGAAAATTGTTGGCTATACCCGCGAGGATATGGAAGCGGGACGGTTGCGTTGGGATAAAATCACGCCGCCGGAATATCTGCCGTTGGATGAAATCGGCATTGCCGAAGCACGAGTGAGAGGACTATGTACGCCCTACGAAAAGGAATACATTCGCAAAGATGGTCGTCGCGTTTGGGTGTTAATTGGATACGTTTTACTGGGAGAGGAACGAGAAGAATCGATCGCTTTTATTTTAGATATCAGCGATCGCAAACGGGCAGAATTAGAACGCGATCGCTTCTTCAATCTGTCGCTAGATATCCTGGGAGTAGCTGGTATAGATGGCTACTTTAAGCGGCTCAATCCTGCCTGCGAGCGCATTCTGGGATACACGCCGACGGAGTTAATGAGTCAGCCTTACATCGAATTCGTGCACCCCGACGACCGCGATCGTACCCTAGCAGAAGCGCAAAAACTGGCAACTGGAGCCACAGCCTTAAATTTTGAAAATCGCTATCGCTGTAAGGATGGTTCCTACAAGTGGCTGGTTTGGAACACGTTCCCGGTTATTGAAGAAGGATTGTTCTATACTGTTGCCCATGACATCACCAATCGCAAACAAATTGAGACAGAAATTCGGCAATTCAACGTCATTTTAGAAGAACGGGTTCAACAGCGCACTGCGCAATTAGAAGCTGCCAATAAAGAACTCGAATCGTTTTCCTACTCGGTTTCTCACGATCTGCGCGCTCCCTTGCGCCATATTGCCGGATTCGTCGATCTGCTGCAAAAACGTCTGCGGCAAACTGAAATAGATGCGACGAGTCAACGCTATTTGAATATCATCGTGGAAACTACCAAACAAGCGGGCGAACTGATCGACGATCTCCTCGCCTTCTCGCGCATGGGACGAACCGAGATGCGCTATGCGGCGATCGATATGAATTTCTTGGTACGAGAAGTTCTCAGCGATCTCAGCTCGGAAATGAAAAATCGAGAGATTAATTTGCACATTGACGAACTACCGACCGTGCGAGCCGATCCTTCAATGCTGCGATTGGTTTGGCAAAATCTACTCGAAAATGCACTTAAATATACTAAACTCTCTCCCCAGACAGAGATTTCTGTCGGCAGTCATTTGACTGAGCAAGAAGTAATATTTTTCGTAAAAGACAATGGAATTGGTTTTGATATGCAATACGTACACAAACTGTTTGGAGTATTCCAACGTCTCCACAGCGATCCTCAATACGAGGGAACGGGAGTGGGATTGGCAAACATCCAACGCATTATTCACCGTCATGGCGGACGAGTTTGGGCTGAAGGTGCCATCAATGAAGGAGCAACGTTTTATTTCGCGCTACCCAAGGAGTTAGAAATCAGGAGTGGAGAATAG
- a CDS encoding leucyl aminopeptidase: MQIRGINTPVLDWTGDALAIGLFESNIELTGELAHLDEKLAGTIQELIAETEFEGKSSSTAVTRVGSNSPVRKIILVGLGKAEDLKLNAVRLAGAAIARIAKKEKVKTLGISLPVVDNDPAATAGAIAEGMLLALHQDTRFKSEVEDKGLKLETVDLIGLGSQDEAIAHAEAICAGVILARELVNAPANSVTAITMAQTAEQIAAEGGLAVEILEKEDCEKLGMGAFLGVAMASDLPPKFIHLTYKPAGTPKRKLAIVGKSLTFDSGGLNIKGAGSGIETMKMDMGGGAAALGTAKAIAQLKPEVEIHFICAATENMISGHALHPGDILRASNGKTIEVNNTDAEGRLTLADALVFAEKLGVDAIVDLATLTGACVVALGNDIAGLWSTDETLANQLKEASDKAGEKFWQMPMEEKYFEGLKSQIADMKNTGPCAGGSITAALFLKQFVKETPWAHLDIAGPVWADKENGVNNAGATGFPVRTLVNWVLSYS, from the coding sequence ATGCAAATTCGAGGGATAAATACGCCAGTATTAGATTGGACTGGCGATGCTTTAGCAATTGGTCTATTTGAGAGCAATATAGAACTAACTGGAGAATTAGCTCACTTAGATGAGAAACTGGCAGGGACGATTCAAGAATTAATTGCTGAGACGGAATTTGAAGGAAAATCCAGCAGTACGGCAGTGACGCGCGTCGGCAGTAACAGTCCTGTCCGCAAAATTATTTTAGTGGGATTGGGCAAAGCCGAGGACTTAAAACTGAATGCAGTTCGCCTAGCTGGGGCAGCGATCGCGCGCATTGCCAAAAAAGAGAAGGTCAAAACCTTGGGAATTAGCTTGCCCGTCGTCGATAACGATCCAGCCGCTACTGCTGGGGCGATCGCAGAAGGCATGCTCTTAGCTCTACACCAGGATACCCGCTTTAAGTCGGAGGTGGAAGACAAAGGACTCAAACTAGAAACCGTCGATTTGATTGGGTTAGGCAGTCAAGATGAAGCAATTGCCCATGCCGAAGCCATCTGTGCTGGGGTTATATTAGCGCGAGAATTAGTTAACGCTCCCGCTAATTCGGTCACGGCGATTACAATGGCTCAAACTGCCGAGCAAATAGCAGCAGAGGGCGGTTTAGCCGTCGAAATCCTAGAAAAAGAAGACTGTGAAAAGCTGGGCATGGGAGCCTTTTTAGGCGTAGCGATGGCATCGGACTTGCCGCCTAAATTCATTCACTTGACCTACAAACCCGCAGGTACGCCCAAACGCAAGCTAGCAATCGTCGGGAAGAGTCTGACCTTTGACTCTGGCGGACTGAATATCAAAGGGGCGGGTAGCGGCATCGAAACCATGAAAATGGACATGGGAGGCGGTGCGGCAGCGCTAGGAACAGCCAAAGCGATCGCGCAGCTAAAACCAGAGGTCGAGATTCACTTCATCTGTGCGGCGACAGAAAATATGATTAGCGGTCACGCCCTGCATCCCGGCGATATTCTCAGGGCTTCTAACGGTAAGACGATTGAAGTCAATAATACCGACGCAGAAGGACGGTTGACCCTAGCCGATGCATTAGTATTTGCAGAAAAACTGGGAGTTGACGCGATAGTCGATCTCGCCACTCTCACGGGTGCCTGTGTCGTTGCCCTTGGCAATGATATTGCTGGGTTGTGGAGTACGGACGAAACCCTTGCCAATCAACTCAAAGAAGCCTCCGACAAAGCAGGAGAAAAGTTCTGGCAAATGCCAATGGAAGAGAAGTATTTTGAAGGTCTCAAATCTCAGATTGCCGACATGAAAAACACCGGACCTTGTGCTGGCGGGTCGATTACTGCTGCCCTCTTCCTCAAGCAGTTCGTCAAAGAAACCCCCTGGGCACACTTAGATATTGCGGGTCCGGTTTGGGCCGATAAAGAAAATGGGGTTAATAATGCAGGCGCGACTGGTTTTCCCGTACGGACGCTGGTTAATTGGGTGCTGAGTTACAGTTAA